One genomic region from Atribacteraceae bacterium encodes:
- a CDS encoding 3-isopropylmalate dehydratase large subunit, with product MGKTISEKIFSEKTGRSVTAGDLVIADIDMAMGQDGTTPLAIRSFQEMNGQGVFDPKKIALVIDHNAPSPLEAVSELHDQIRHFADKYGLRIFDAGCGICHELMVSEGLVVPGDLVIGADSHTCTYGALGAFSTGVGSSELAAVMIAGKLWFKVPESIRVILEGRLPKGVYSKDVALALAAEIGADGANYQALEYSGPVVDALSVEERLTLTNMAVEMGAKAGLMAPDEKTRQWLSSRINKPCRLIAPDPDAVYAREVRLDCSRLTPRVALPHQVDTVVPIEEVGEVPIRQAFLGTCTNGRTVDFQVAASILYGRSVHPSVRLIAAPASRAVFLEAVRKGWAETIVQAGGMLVTPGCGPCVGTHQGVPGDGWNVISTANRNFKGRMGNNKAFIYLASPATVAVSAITGRITDPRGFLA from the coding sequence ATGGGCAAAACCATTTCGGAAAAAATCTTCAGCGAGAAAACCGGTCGATCGGTCACGGCCGGTGACTTGGTCATTGCGGATATAGATATGGCCATGGGTCAGGATGGTACCACCCCATTGGCCATTCGTTCCTTTCAGGAAATGAATGGGCAAGGGGTATTTGATCCGAAGAAAATTGCCCTGGTTATCGATCATAATGCTCCGAGCCCTTTGGAAGCGGTTTCAGAACTGCACGATCAGATACGACATTTTGCGGATAAGTATGGTCTGCGCATCTTTGACGCGGGTTGTGGAATCTGTCATGAATTGATGGTTTCTGAAGGACTGGTGGTTCCCGGAGACCTGGTGATCGGGGCGGATTCTCATACCTGTACCTACGGGGCACTGGGTGCCTTCTCCACCGGGGTGGGGAGCTCGGAACTTGCCGCGGTGATGATTGCCGGCAAGCTCTGGTTCAAAGTACCGGAGTCTATTCGGGTCATCCTGGAGGGGCGATTACCGAAAGGGGTCTACTCTAAAGACGTGGCGCTGGCCTTGGCTGCGGAAATCGGAGCCGATGGCGCGAACTATCAGGCTTTGGAGTATTCCGGGCCGGTCGTCGATGCTCTGAGCGTCGAAGAACGACTGACTCTGACGAACATGGCGGTTGAGATGGGAGCCAAGGCCGGTCTCATGGCCCCGGACGAAAAGACCCGGCAATGGTTGTCCAGCCGGATCAACAAACCCTGTCGGCTGATTGCCCCGGATCCCGACGCCGTCTACGCGCGGGAAGTAAGACTTGATTGCTCCCGACTGACTCCCCGGGTGGCTCTCCCGCACCAGGTGGATACCGTGGTTCCAATTGAAGAAGTTGGAGAGGTGCCCATCCGCCAGGCTTTTCTCGGCACCTGCACCAACGGCCGGACGGTTGACTTCCAAGTAGCCGCCTCGATCCTGTATGGCCGCAGCGTTCATCCATCAGTGCGACTGATTGCCGCTCCGGCTTCCCGGGCGGTGTTTCTTGAGGCGGTCCGTAAGGGATGGGCGGAGACGATTGTCCAGGCCGGCGGTATGTTGGTAACTCCCGGTTGTGGTCCCTGCGTGGGGACTCATCAAGGTGTTCCAGGCGACGGCTGGAACGTGATTTCCACGGCCAACCGGAATTTCAAAGGGCGCATGGGAAACAATAAGGCCTTCATTTATCTCGCTTCACCGGCCACGGTCGCCGTTTCAGCAATTACCGGCCGGATTACCGATCCTCGCGGGTTTTTAGCGTAG
- a CDS encoding NifU family protein yields the protein MREQVEKALEKVRGFLQNDGGDVELVAIENGVVKVRLKGMCSSCPMSMITMKDGIERVVKEEVPGVKSVEQVC from the coding sequence ATGAGAGAACAAGTGGAAAAAGCCCTGGAGAAAGTCCGGGGATTCCTGCAAAACGACGGTGGAGACGTTGAGTTGGTTGCCATCGAAAACGGGGTGGTCAAAGTTCGCTTGAAGGGAATGTGCAGTTCATGTCCGATGTCCATGATCACCATGAAAGATGGAATCGAACGGGTGGTCAAAGAGGAAGTGCCGGGGGTCAAATCAGTCGAGCAGGTGTGTTGA
- a CDS encoding 3-isopropylmalate dehydratase small subunit: protein MELRGKAHTFGDDINTDYIISGKYKFRTLDMNELGKHVMEDLDPDFSSKVRPGDFLVAGKNFGCGSSREQAPRALLASGIRAVLARSFARIFFRNAINCGLAVIECDTSRIESGDELVIDFSSGEVSDLSNGEIVVARPLPTIMIRILEEGGLIPYFKKYGTFQEV from the coding sequence ATGGAATTGCGTGGCAAGGCGCACACGTTCGGTGACGATATCAACACGGATTATATCATCTCCGGTAAATACAAATTTAGAACCCTGGACATGAACGAACTGGGTAAACACGTCATGGAGGATTTGGATCCGGATTTTTCCTCGAAGGTCCGGCCGGGTGATTTTCTGGTCGCTGGGAAAAATTTCGGTTGTGGGTCCTCCCGTGAACAGGCTCCCCGGGCACTGTTGGCCAGCGGCATTCGGGCCGTCCTGGCTCGTTCTTTTGCCCGGATATTTTTTCGGAATGCCATAAACTGTGGGCTGGCGGTCATAGAATGCGATACTTCCCGTATCGAATCGGGCGATGAACTGGTGATCGACTTCAGCAGTGGAGAGGTGAGCGATCTATCTAACGGTGAGATTGTCGTTGCCCGGCCTTTACCTACGATTATGATCCGGATTCTTGAAGAAGGGGGACTGATTCCGTATTTCAAAAAATACGGTACGTTTCAGGAGGTTTAA
- the glyA gene encoding serine hydroxymethyltransferase codes for MWETLREKDPEIFEWVWKELERERNNLELIASENFTSIPVMEAQGTVLTNKYAEGYPSRRYYGGCEHVDQLELLAIARARALFNADHVNVQPHSGSQANMAVYMAVLKPGDSAMGMDLSHGGHLTHGSRVNFSGLLYRFFPYGVDAESEQIDYRALEQRALEIRPRMIVAGASAYPRLIDFTRLRTICDQVGSYLMVDMAHIAGLVATGLHPSPVPYADFITTTTHKTLRGPRGGMILCKREHAALINKTIFPGIQGGPLMHAIAAKAVAFREALEPSFAAYQQQVVKNARALSSALQTKGFRLVSGGTDTHLMLVDLRNNRTTGREAEKLLDLVGITVNKNAIPFDPEKPTITSGIRLGTPACTTRGMGEDQMKIIAGLIESTIRGKDEPELLRRVRDRVLELCHDFPLYPEIESPE; via the coding sequence ATGTGGGAAACGCTGAGGGAAAAGGATCCGGAAATCTTCGAATGGGTGTGGAAAGAACTTGAGCGGGAACGAAATAATCTTGAGTTAATTGCCTCGGAAAATTTTACGAGCATCCCGGTCATGGAAGCCCAGGGCACCGTACTCACTAACAAGTATGCGGAAGGATATCCATCCCGGCGGTATTATGGCGGGTGTGAGCATGTCGACCAGCTGGAACTGCTGGCTATAGCCCGGGCCCGGGCGCTTTTTAATGCCGACCATGTCAATGTCCAACCGCATTCTGGCTCACAGGCCAATATGGCCGTTTATATGGCGGTACTCAAGCCCGGGGATAGCGCAATGGGTATGGACCTTTCCCACGGTGGTCACCTGACTCACGGCAGCCGGGTGAACTTTTCCGGTTTGTTGTATCGGTTTTTTCCCTACGGAGTGGATGCCGAGAGTGAACAGATCGACTACCGGGCCTTGGAACAGCGGGCTTTGGAGATCCGGCCCAGGATGATCGTGGCCGGCGCCAGCGCCTATCCGCGTTTGATCGACTTTACCCGTTTACGCACCATTTGTGACCAAGTGGGAAGTTATCTTATGGTGGACATGGCCCATATTGCTGGCTTGGTGGCGACCGGCCTTCACCCCAGTCCGGTGCCCTATGCGGATTTTATCACCACAACAACGCACAAAACCCTGCGTGGACCGCGTGGGGGTATGATTCTGTGTAAACGGGAACACGCCGCGCTCATCAACAAGACGATCTTTCCCGGTATACAGGGAGGACCGCTGATGCATGCCATCGCTGCTAAGGCAGTGGCTTTTCGGGAGGCGCTCGAACCGTCGTTTGCCGCCTACCAGCAACAGGTGGTGAAAAACGCCCGGGCTCTCTCTTCGGCTTTGCAGACCAAGGGTTTTCGCCTGGTTTCCGGCGGGACGGATACCCATCTGATGCTAGTGGATCTTCGGAATAACCGAACGACTGGGCGGGAAGCCGAAAAATTGCTGGATCTGGTGGGTATCACTGTCAATAAAAACGCGATTCCCTTCGATCCGGAGAAACCGACGATCACCAGCGGAATCCGCCTGGGGACACCGGCCTGTACCACCCGGGGCATGGGAGAAGACCAGATGAAGATCATTGCGGGGCTGATCGAGTCGACTATTCGGGGAAAGGATGAACCGGAACTCCTCCGCAGGGTCAGAGACCGGGTTCTTGAGCTATGCCATGACTTTCCTCTCTATCCTGAGATTGAATCCCCGGAATAA
- a CDS encoding TraB/GumN family protein, translating to MERGFFHDGITLADVLSDTTYRRLAGRLSAYGHAVTDYQFVKPWLLALILSTLEATDASFEAIHGIEMYFLAQSGEKQIIELEGFSYQIDLFEGFSGEVQEQFLLSAIDPYPGEADSERIAEDLELLHELWISGNWEVFQTFSENLKALTAHIPGYNERFWNERSQNMARRIESFLTEGDGKTYFVIIGAGHLSGERGLVKLLREAGYRVEQITG from the coding sequence ATGGAGCGGGGCTTCTTCCACGACGGAATTACCCTGGCCGACGTATTGAGCGATACCACCTACCGGCGGCTCGCGGGACGCCTGTCCGCTTACGGCCATGCAGTCACGGACTATCAGTTCGTCAAGCCCTGGCTCCTGGCCTTGATTCTTTCCACCCTGGAGGCGACCGATGCTTCCTTCGAGGCGATCCACGGAATTGAAATGTACTTTCTCGCTCAATCCGGAGAGAAACAGATCATCGAACTGGAAGGGTTCTCGTACCAGATCGACCTGTTCGAGGGCTTTTCCGGCGAGGTGCAGGAACAATTTCTCCTTTCCGCCATTGATCCCTATCCAGGAGAAGCCGACAGCGAAAGGATCGCCGAAGATCTAGAACTCTTGCATGAGCTTTGGATCAGCGGTAACTGGGAGGTCTTTCAGACGTTTTCTGAAAACCTCAAGGCCCTGACCGCACACATCCCCGGATACAATGAACGGTTCTGGAACGAGCGGAGCCAGAATATGGCCCGCCGAATCGAATCGTTTTTGACTGAGGGGGATGGAAAAACCTACTTCGTGATTATCGGGGCGGGGCACCTCTCCGGAGAAAGAGGATTGGTCAAGCTTTTACGAGAAGCCGGATACCGGGTGGAACAAATCACCGGATGA